One genomic window of Aethina tumida isolate Nest 87 chromosome 3, icAetTumi1.1, whole genome shotgun sequence includes the following:
- the LOC109599601 gene encoding WD repeat-containing protein 36 → MTGGSKIFLPTRSLGYVSNHIPLQVRYIKSRKENLIVTCVGKSFHTYGISHFGLLSVSGLHPGDISCMTSDAFHIYTACENIIYAWRRGSELKHTYKGHKKNVHLMIPFGAHLISVDEDSNVKVWDIKDESIYLELTFANNNFHITTILHPSTYINKILFGSDKGTMQLWNLNTSKLIYTFKGWNAAITCLEQAPALDVVAIGLVTGKIILHNLKFDETIMEFSQDWGLVTTISFRTDGQPIMATGSANGNIVFWNLEERKVTSQLLNAHDAAVTGMACLPNEPLILTSSPDNTLKLWIFDMTDGGARLLRIREGHSAAPSFIRFHGANGHNILSAAWDSTLRIFNTQTEQFNKSLGKASYNRKISKKRGRAVEDPLQMPAIIQFTSETTREKEWDNIAAIHLGLKMVTTWSYDKIKMGELKLVPERFQKKNIDVNLDVVATCLCLSHCGNFVIIGYSTGHVDRFNMQSGIWRDSYGEKKAHECPVRGVASDSLNQIVITGGSDCQVKFFTFKNKGKKCFNNLTLEEPVKFFRSHHESSMLAIALEDYSLYIIDIETRKLVRKFIGHTGEITDACFSPDSRWLVSSSMDCTIKTWDIPSGQLVDQFATTAACTSLNISPTGEALVTAHVDYKGLFLWTNRTLYTKVTLKALDPQDEAPLAALPECRQEYEEVKEDIVEDEPEFKSPEQVSKELITLSGLSTSRWQNLLNIDVIKQKNKPKQPPKAPKAAPFFLPTVASLDFQFDLSNVEGTESGSKLLAPTSLLNLSQFGKLLSETKESGDFLPVIEKLKSLGPSMIDFEIKSLSPEGGGSVEVMLQFLKCIEFMLKSNKDFELAEAYLSVFLRSHGTVIATEESLRCYLPNIQSCHAVAWSRLQEKLLYTVCVVQNLKTM, encoded by the exons ATGACAGGCGGCAGCAAGATATTCTTACCCACCAGAAGCCTGGGTTACGTTAGCAACCACATTCCTCTTCAAGTGAGATATATAAAAAGCAGAAAAGAAAACTTAATAGTAACTTGTGTGGGTAAATCTTTCCATACATATGGAATTTCTCACTTTGGTTTGTTGAGTGTGAGTGGTTTGCATCCTGGAGACATCTCGTGTATGACGTCTGATGCTTTCCATATTTATACGGcttgtgaaaatataatttatgcatGGAGGAGAGGCTCGGAATTGAAACACACTTACAAAGGACACAAAAAGAATGTACATTTGATGATACCATTTGGTGctcatttaatttcagttgatgaGGATAGCAATGTGAAGGTGTGGGATATAAAAGATGAAAGCATATATTTGGAATTAACATTTGCCAACAATAACTTTCACATAACAACAATACTACATCCaagtacatatataaataaaatactgtttGGAAGTGACAAGGGCACAATGCAATTGTGGAATCTTAAcacaagtaaattaatttacacatttaaagGATGGAATGCTGCAATTACTTGTCTAGAACAAGCTCCAGCCTTAGATGTAGTGGCTATAGGTTTAGTTACAGGCAAAATTATATTGCACAATCTTAAATTTGATGAAACAATCATGGAATTTTCTCAAGATTGGGGATTAGTTACAACCATATCATTTAGAACTGATGGTCAACCCATAATGGCAACAGGAAGTGCAAATGGTAATATAGTATTTTGGAACCTGGAAGAGAGAAAAGTTACAAGCCAATTACTAAATGCACATGATGCAGCAGTCACTGGAATGGCATGTTTGCCCAATGAGCCTTTGATTTTGACTTCTTCACCAGATAATACTTTAAAACTATGGATTTTTGATATGACTGATGGTGGGGCAAGATTACTCAGAATAAGAGAAG gtcATTCTGCTGCACCATCTTTTATAAGATTTCATGGAGCCAATGGTCACAACATTCTTAGTGCTGCTTGGGATTCAACATTGCGAATCTTCAACACCCAAACAGAGCAGTTTAACAAAAGCTTGGGAAAAGCTTCATACAAcagaaaaataagtaaaaagcGAGGTAGAGCTGTTGAAGATCCTTTGCAAATGCCTGCAATTATTCAGTTTACGTCGGAAACAACGCGAGAAAAGGAATGGGATAATATAGCTGCTATACATTTAGGATTAAAGATGGTCACAACTTGGTCATatgataaaatcaaaatgggtgaattaaaattagtgcCTGAACGATttcaaaaaaagaatattgatGTAAATTTGGATGTAGTAGCCACATGCCTGTGTCTTAGTCACTGtggaaattttgtaattataggATACTCCACTGGGCATGTTGACAg gtTTAACATGCAATCTGGTATATGGAGAGATAGTTATGGGGAAAAAAAAGCTCATGAATGTCCCGTGAGAGGTGTGGCATCTGACTCACTAAATCAAATAGTGATTACTGGAGGCAGTGACTGccaagttaaattttttacatttaaaaataaag GTAAGAAATGTTTCAACAATCTGACATTGGAAGAACCTGTGAAATTTTTCCGATCCCATCATGAAAGTTCAATGTTGGCAATCGCCTTAGAGGATTACAGTTTGTACATAATTGACATTGAAACCCGAAAATTGGTTCGAAAATTCATTGGGCACACAGGAGAGATTACTGATGCTTGTTTTAGCCCTGATTCCAGGTGGCTAGTTTCATCATCAATGGATTGTACAATCAAAACTTGGGATATTCCATCTGGTCAATTAGTAGATCAATTTGCTACTACAGCAGCTTGTACGTCTTTAAACATTTCGCCTACTGGTGAAGCTCTTGTGACTGCACATGTAGACTACAAAGGATTATTTTTATGGACAAACAGGACTTTGTATACCAAAGTTACTCTTAAAGCACTGGACCCTCAGGATGAAGCTCCTTTAGCTGCCTTACCTGAATGTAGGCAGGAGTATGAAGAAGTTAAGGAAGATATAGTTGAAGATGAACCTGAATTCAAATCTCCTGAACAAGTCAGTAAAGAACTGATTACATTATCTGGATTGTCTACTTCAAGATGGCAGAACTTACTAAACATAGATGTCATAAAGCAAAAGAATAAACCAAAACAACCTCCAAAAGCCCCTAAGGCAGCCCCATTCTTCCTTCCTACagtagcttctttagatttccAATTTGATCTTTCAAATGTAGAAGGAACAGAATCTGGTAGCAAACTTTTAGCTCCAACttcattgttaaatttatctcAATTTGGAAAACTATTATCAGAAACAAAAGAATCTGGGGATTTCCTACcagttattgaaaaattaaaatctcttGGACCATCTATGattgattttgaaataaaatcattatcaCCTGAAGGAGGGGGATCTGTGGAAGTcatgttacaatttttaaaatgtattgaatTTATGCTTAAATCAAATAAGGACTTTGAATTGGCTGAAGCATATCTGAGTGTCTTTTTAAGGAGTCATGGCACTGTAATAGCCACAGAAGAAAGTCTGAGATGTTATTTACCTAATATACAGAGTTGTCACGCAGTTGCGTGGAGTCGCTTAcaagaaaaattgttatatacaGTTTGTGTTGtgcagaatttaaaaaccatgtaa